A portion of the Streptomyces sp. YPW6 genome contains these proteins:
- a CDS encoding Rv3235 family protein, with protein sequence MSTDRTRPAGRRDQNGPRSAPGGRRPAPSGPRSVPPQRSRRLQPHRPQRPHQWFAERLLAVLSGQRPVHWMLGHTIGEAYDQLAELAPSTPLRATHGSRPVLRHCRGAQPVTGVVEAFASIAAGDRVRAMAFRLEQGADQRWRCAAVELGGERLTARAPGPR encoded by the coding sequence ATGAGCACGGACAGGACGAGGCCCGCCGGACGGCGCGACCAGAACGGTCCCCGATCAGCACCGGGCGGCCGCCGACCGGCCCCGAGCGGCCCCCGGTCGGTGCCTCCGCAGCGGTCCCGCAGGCTCCAGCCCCACCGGCCGCAGCGACCGCACCAGTGGTTCGCCGAGCGTCTGCTCGCGGTCCTCAGCGGCCAGCGCCCGGTGCACTGGATGCTCGGCCACACCATCGGCGAAGCCTACGACCAGCTCGCCGAACTGGCTCCCAGCACCCCGCTGAGGGCCACCCACGGAAGCCGCCCGGTCCTCCGCCACTGCCGCGGGGCCCAGCCCGTCACCGGGGTCGTCGAGGCGTTCGCCAGCATCGCGGCGGGCGACCGGGTGCGGGCGATGGCGTTCCGGCTGGAACAGGGTGCCGACCAGCGCTGGCGCTGCGCCGCCGTGGAGCTGGGCGGCGAACGTCTCACCGCCCGCGCCCCGGGCCCCCGGTGA
- a CDS encoding HAD family hydrolase, protein MASGTTRTHLVWDWNGTLLDDTHAVIRATNAAFAQVELAPITLEQYREMYTIPIPRFYERFLGRLPTEAEWERMDEVFHRSYTEQRAACGLTAGAEELLHQWQRAGRSQSLLSMYGHEQLVPVVRGYGIEPRFVRVEGRTGPSGGSKALHMERHFAALAGAGGVDGFSPQDVVVIGDALDDAVAAAHVGARAVLYTGGSHSRSSLEGAGVPVVDSLGEAVALAETFSA, encoded by the coding sequence ATGGCTTCCGGAACGACACGCACTCATCTGGTCTGGGACTGGAACGGCACGCTGCTCGACGACACGCACGCCGTCATCCGGGCCACGAACGCCGCGTTCGCGCAGGTCGAGCTGGCGCCGATCACGCTGGAGCAGTACCGGGAGATGTACACCATCCCCATACCCCGGTTCTACGAGCGCTTTCTGGGCCGGCTGCCCACGGAGGCCGAGTGGGAGCGGATGGACGAGGTGTTCCACCGGTCCTACACGGAGCAGCGGGCGGCCTGCGGGCTCACCGCCGGGGCGGAGGAGCTGCTGCACCAGTGGCAGCGCGCCGGGCGCAGCCAGTCGCTGCTGAGCATGTACGGGCACGAGCAGCTGGTGCCGGTCGTGCGGGGGTACGGAATCGAGCCGCGGTTCGTCCGCGTCGAGGGGCGCACGGGCCCGTCCGGCGGGAGCAAGGCGCTGCACATGGAGCGGCATTTCGCGGCACTGGCCGGGGCGGGCGGCGTGGACGGGTTCTCGCCGCAGGACGTGGTGGTCATCGGGGACGCGCTGGACGACGCGGTGGCAGCCGCGCATGTGGGGGCGCGGGCAGTGCTGTACACCGGGGGGTCGCACAGCCGGAGCAGTCTGGAGGGGGCGGGGGTGCCGGTGGTGGACAGCCTGGGGGAGGCGGTGGCGTTGGCGGAGACGTTTTCCGCGTAG
- a CDS encoding DJ-1/PfpI family protein — translation MPQKILIVTGDAAESLEVLYPYQRLLEEGYEVDIAAPERKTLRFVIHDFEPGFDTYTEKPGYTWPADLSFSEVDPGAYVALVIPGGRAPEYLRNNAELRKIVGAFFSADRPVAQICHGPLITAATGNLSGRTVTAYPALEPDMQSAGATFQDTEAVVDGPLVSSRAWPDHASWMREFLRVLRSSRSGTPSSPSDD, via the coding sequence ATGCCGCAGAAGATCCTCATCGTCACCGGCGACGCCGCCGAGTCGCTCGAAGTCCTCTACCCGTACCAGCGGCTGCTGGAGGAGGGGTACGAGGTCGACATCGCGGCTCCCGAACGCAAGACGCTGCGCTTCGTGATCCACGACTTCGAACCCGGCTTCGACACGTACACGGAGAAGCCCGGCTACACCTGGCCCGCCGACCTGTCCTTCTCCGAGGTCGACCCCGGGGCCTACGTCGCGCTGGTGATCCCCGGCGGCCGGGCCCCCGAGTACCTCCGCAACAACGCCGAGCTGCGGAAGATCGTCGGCGCCTTCTTCTCCGCGGACCGCCCGGTGGCCCAGATCTGCCACGGCCCCCTGATCACCGCGGCCACCGGCAACCTGAGCGGCCGCACCGTCACGGCGTACCCGGCGCTGGAGCCGGACATGCAGAGCGCGGGCGCGACGTTCCAGGACACGGAGGCCGTGGTGGACGGCCCGCTGGTCTCATCGAGGGCCTGGCCGGACCACGCGTCCTGGATGAGGGAGTTCCTGAGGGTGCTCCGCTCAAGCCGGTCGGGCACCCCTTCAAGCCCGTCCGACGATTGA